The following is a genomic window from Mustela erminea isolate mMusErm1 chromosome 14, mMusErm1.Pri, whole genome shotgun sequence.
tgttctttattcttttgggtGGATACTGCTGGCCATCTGGTATTATTTCCTTTTGGTTTGAGGGGATTCCTTCAACATTCCTAATAGGTCTAGATTCCTAGGTAGGTCTGCTGGTGattaattttcttagttttaaatgtctgaaaaaaaatcctaatttcacctgtattttagaaagagatttTGCAGGGCAAGGAGTTCTAGGTagacagttctttttctttttctacttgaaAGATACTGCCCTACTGCACTCTAACTTGTGTGGTTTCCAACAAAAATTTCTGCCACCCTTTCTTTTgttctgtcctttcttctccaagtgcttttaatatttttcatgtttttactgGTTTTAAACAATTTGGTTATGATGTGCCTTGGTGTACATTTCTTCTCGTTTCTTGTGTTGAGAGATTCTTGTATCTGCAGTTTTATGGTTTatgtcatttttggaaaaaatttcagccattatttcttcaaatacttttaaaaaatctccctccctcctttgggGATTCTAATTACACATATATTTGGGTGCTTGGAGTTATCTCACACTCACTGATActcttatttaaaagattttttttgtctttgtctctctgcttttcattttagACTGTTTCTATTGCTGTGTCTTCAAGTTCGCTAATCTTTTTCTCTGTAATGACTAATCTGTTACTAATACCATgcagtgtgtttttcattttagaaattagaGTTTTCATCTTGACCTGTTTGATtgggatgttttttatttttaagtaatccatataccccattgtggggctcaaaatcatgaccccaagatcaagagttgcatgctccccttactgagccagccaggcacgtGTGGATTGGGATCTTTTTTTATATCCTCCATGTCTGTACTTGACATGCTCAATCTTTCCTTTAGCCTCCTGAACACAGGGAACACAGTTACAACACATTTTAAAGAGTCCTTGTATACTAATTCTATCATCTGCATAATTTCTGGGGTGGTTtttattgagttttcttttcattgtgggtcatattttcctgtttctttgcattcCAGACACCATGGGTCTTATGCTTTTGGATTCTggatatttttgtacttttttaaataCTCTTGAACTTTGCTCTGGGAGTGCAGTTCAGTTATTTGGAACAGCTTAATCCTTTTGGGGCTTCATTAGGTGGGACCAGAACAGTGTTTAGCCCAGGGTTCATATTTTCTAGAACAGTGTTTAGTCCAGGTTCATGTTTTCCACTACAGAGGCAAGGCTCTTCCTAGCACTCTTGCAGATGTTCCATGCATTGTGAGAGTTTCCACGGTGGCTGGTGGGAACAGGAGATTTTCCCAGCCCTGTGTTAGCTTTAAGGATTCTTCCCTGTAAACCTCACAGGTGGTCTGAACCTAGACGCAGGTGTTATTTGTGCATATACATGCTGATCAGTACTTGGATATCCCCAGAGTTCTGTCTTTGTccagctttctcttctctgatgCCCAGAGATGCAGatgcctcctccagcccctcaaGTCCGGCAGACTGTCCACTCTCCCTGTGCTGCTTCCTCCAGGCCTTAGCTGGGGTAAGAGCAGCACTTACTCTGCTGCCTTCCATCTCCAGGGATCACAGGCTTCTGTTTCTTGTGTCTTCTATAGCAGCCAATCCTCCATTAGTCCAAAACCCTGTTGTGTTAATAATTCTTTATGACATTTCCCAACACAAGCTCTCTGAAAAGACCAAAAAGCCACCCGTATCAagtttctttctctggttttaaaTGGAAGTGCAGCAAAACACCTggcatttattttgagagacgtGGGGAGACactcctaggaaaaaaaatattaataagagaGGATGCCATGGGCaagagttgtttttctttccttttcaagagCAGCTTGTATTCCAGACACTTCTAGTCTCTTTTTGTGGCCTCAAATGCCAACTTGAACAGGAGTGAATCTTCCCAAATCATCACTGCAGCTGTGTTCATGTTGGGAAGGAGCCTgggatggttttatttctttaacatggAAGCAACTTGGCCCCCGGTGATGTTGACTCATCAACTCCCTCCACCCCATACACATTTAGGCCAGTGGGATTATAGAGAGACAAATCCCAACCAAACAGGCCGGTGACTAGCACATTTTTGAGCTCAGTACACATGAGCTCAGCCTCACATAGGTAACATTGGTGACATCTTTTTATTCAGGGAATGCCCCAAATTTTCTGAAAGGTTTTTCAGTCATCATGGGAAGATTCCAATATGTTTCCCGCTTATACTGTGTTGACGAAGGcaggaaaatgattttaataCACATTAGAATTCTTATCAAAAaggaatattaacaaaaatatactcaccgctatttattctttcttgatatcaaaacaaagaaaaaataccacCATAACCCAGGCACACAAGAAACCACTGCTTGCATTTTTCTGTGGCTAAGTAGTaggatttaattttaaatgaagaaaatattgctGATGTATTATTCCGGTGGCAGAGTGGTGGATAATCCTGTGCCTGGCAAAATGGAGCTCAAGGCCATGAGCAGGTACACCAGCCCCATAAACCTGGCTCTCCTCCCCCATCTCACCATGGTGCTGTTGGCCACCGGCATGTTCTTTACTGCCTGGCTCTTTGTTTATGAGGTTCCCTCCACCAAGTACAATAGGGATGTCTAAAAAGAGCTCCTCGTCTCCTTGTGGCCTCGCTCTTCATGGGCTTTGGGGTCCTCTTCCTGCCTGCTCCGAGTGGTGTCTACATATGAGCTCCCAAGGGTTCCAATCTGCTGGTGTCACTGAATTCCTGCttctgtaaattaatttttttttttttttttttttttttttttactattgctGGAAGTGTCCTACCTGCTGCTTACAATAAAGAAAGATGTGTGAccaaaagaagaattaagaaaggggcatctgggtggcacagtcagttgagtgaccaactcttggttttggctaaagTCAtgttcttagggtcctgggatggagctccatgtcaggctccgtactcagtggggagtctgcttaaggattctctctctctctctctcttcctctgtctctctggttctttctctctccctcactaaaaaagaaagaaagaaagaaacaaagagagagagagagaaaagaagaaagaaagggaaaagaaaggaaaggtaaggaaaggaaagaagaggaaaaggaaaggaaaagaaaggaaaaaagagaaaagaaaaaagaaaaaaaaaattaaatgcgtTTAAATGAATTAGTGTCTGGTCATGACCATACCTAGATACATTGGGAGGACAATGACAGAAGTGAGTGACACCCAGAAAGAGATGTGGATTTGTGCCAACTCTGGGGAGCTTTGTGTGCAACAATCTGGCAACCCCTTCCAGCAATTAGTCTGGGAAGCGCAAAATTGGGTCATTCCACTGTCTTTTATACCCCACGAGACAGATGCTGACAAAATTGATTAGAAGacaatttttttgaattttccttGGGATTCAgttgcctgcccctcccccaccccccacatacacacactatgCTGGATCATGGATTCTCACAAGTGGACTGACACTTTGACCTTGAAGTCATGTAAGTCCTTGTGGCAGAGCTCGCCTTGAATAATAAGGATACTTTGGGGTTTTATCATTCCTCCCATAACTCTTCAGAACCTACCACTGTTTTCCTCTTGTCTATTGCATGGGTGACACAGGTTTTGTGGTCTTTGTTTTTTTCGGGCCCAGAATGAGCACAGGAAAGAGTTAAAACtggattaaaaatacaaaactgagtCTGACAGGGCTGCCAAGGTCATGGGCTCCTTGGAATCTGTGCAGGAAGCATCATTTGGACAAATTAGGATCACGTTTGTAGATCGGATTTAATCTGCTGGGATGGCGGAGAAGTTTCTGAGGCAGTGCCTTTCTCCATGAAATACCAGGTTTAGTTGTTGAGACTTGGCAACCTCCCTCTCTTGATTAACTTGAGACTACTTTCCTTGGCTCGAATCACTTAGAACATAAATCCTTTTCCAAAGTCCCTGGAATAGGCAGTATATCTCACAGTACGGGAGTTAACCGAAGTAAGGGTTTTCTTGAATGTCAGTTAAAAAAGTTGCTCCTCACTTCTGTATTCATTCCATCATCCAATCATTCATTCGGCAGAGTAGGGACCAGTGCTAGACCGAGATAGCAAAATAAATGAGATGCATTCCCTCCAGCCTCCAGGAGGTCGAACCCAGCGGgaaagtgagagagtgaacaaATACCACCACCGAGAGAGCGTCTGCACGCAGGCTTCAGGAGCATAGAAAAGGGAGCAGCTATAGCTCAGGGAGGGGTGTCCCTCCGTGGAGGGAGGTGCCTGGGGATCCTACCACAGAGGAAGGTGACGGGGTCTGGGCTTTTCAGGGCAGGAAGGGGGTCTCACcatggaggagggaaaggggggaTTCCCACAATGGAGGGGAGTAGGAAGTTCTCATTTCAGAGAAGAGTTCGGGGATATTACCGTGGAGGGGGAAAGAACTCCCTATGTGCGCAAAGCCCGCAGCTGGCCTTGCTCTGAGGCACAAAAGAGCTATTCACATGTTCCTGATTTATAAGCACGTTCCAGAGCAGGTGAGTGGTGAGTACAGGGGGTGTGTGGTAGTGTGTTTTGAGAATTATCCTTCTAGTTCTATAAAGGACAGCTGAAATGTCCTTACCAAAGCTTCCTTTCACATATGGCTGTGCATCGCATCCTATGTTCTGCGTGTGGCACATCCGTCTCACTAAGTGCTCTGTCagaaaaaggggcagaggaagatttTTGAGAAACACCAAGTTTGGGATACACTGTGTATATATCTTCTTGTTGATTCACAGTATATGGTGGTATCTCAAAGgcactgagaagtcctgcagtaaaGAAACTTGTTTAACCATGTTTCATCTAGTGCTTCCTGTATCATCTAAAGACCAGGGAAAGCTTTCTTGCACATCTAACAATTGTATTATGAGAAATACAGGATTTAGTATATAAAAGCTCctgatagaaatgtaaaatggaggACATATCCTACACAACTCTTGTTAGTCATTAATAAGTGATCTAGAATGATCTACTATAGTTGGCCCAATCATATAtcaagttgtctttttttaaagactttatttttttattgacagagagagcacatgcatgaatgggggtgaggggccagaaggagagggagagagagaatcccaagcagactctgctgagcacagaatccgatgtggggcttgatctcatgcccctgggatcatgacctgagcagaaatcaagaatcagatgcttaattcagtgagccacccaggtgcccctcatatatCAAATTCTTGAGGAGACTATCTTCTTAGGCAGTCTTCCTTGTTTgggatggaaaagagaaagaaagaaaaactcggAACTGGGCATTTCATAGTGAGGAGACTAACTCTAGGAATCGTAGTTATTGATAACCCTAGAGCACTTGGTTACCAGACTTAtgattcacagaaagaaaaatacaaagcaaaggGCAAGAATACAGGACACTGAATTGATTAGATGACTAGCAGTTTAACTGTGTCATTGTGAAGATCAATGCGGTTCCCAAATTAACCAGGCTCATTCTGAGTCAACGTTGGGAAGACCCGAAAACGTTTTGgagtttagttttctttctctggttggGGTCTCAGTCATCCTTCTACTGAAGAAAAGTCACATGACCAACATGGCCCCGGGGTTAATTCAGATTTTGTCAAGTCCTAGAAATgtatgggaaaaagaaaacaccacaGTCCTCCGAAATTTCTCTTGGGGTTTGGGTAGCTAATTCATCACATCCTTTCCCACCAGATTCTGAGTCAATCATGAACTTGGCACCAGAGTCTGCAAGGAGAAGAAAGCCAGCTTTATCACTGGCAAGTTTGGACTGGAA
Proteins encoded in this region:
- the LOC116572705 gene encoding LOW QUALITY PROTEIN: transmembrane protein 258-like (The sequence of the model RefSeq protein was modified relative to this genomic sequence to represent the inferred CDS: inserted 1 base in 1 codon; substituted 1 base at 1 genomic stop codon), with translation MKKILLMYYSGGRVVDNPVPGKMELKAMSRYTSPINLALLPHLTMVLLATGMFFTAWLFVYEVPSTKYNRDVXKELLVXLVASLFMGFGVLFLPAPSGVYI